GCGGCGAACCGGGCATCGTGATCGAGCGGGTGATGGACACGATGGACCGCAATTACGTCGAGGGACACGGTGTCGTGCGCTTCGACGGTCTGCGACTGCCGCCGACCGCGGTGCTCGGCGAGGTCGGCCAGGCGTTCCGCTACGCCCAGCTGCGACTCGCGCCGGCGCGACTCACCCACTGCATGCGCTGGCTGGGCGCCGCCGCGCGAGCGCAGTCGATTGCGATCGAGTACGCCCGAACCCGTACCGCGTTCGGCAAACCGCTCGGCGAGCACGAAGGTGTCGGGTTCATGTTGGCCGACAACGAGATCGCACTGCAGCAGTGCCGACTGGCGATCTGGTGGGCCTGCTGGCAGCTCGACCAGGGCGCGAAGGGCCGGCACGAGAGCTCGATGGTCAAGGCGATGGTGGCCGAGGAACTGTTCCGGGTGGCCGACCGCTGCGTTCAGGTGCTCGGTGGTATCGGGATCTCCGACGAGACCCCGATCGGGATGATATTCCGCGACATCCGGGCGTTCCGGCTCTACGACGGGCCGACCGAGGTGCACAAGTACGCGATCTCCCGGCAGGTCCTGCGAGTGCCCGAACCGCGCAGCTGATCCGGTGCGGCGAGTGCGGTACCACGCGTAGCGACACTCGCCGCCCGCTTCGCCGCCGAACCGGTCGCAGACCTTGAATAGCCGAGAAGCCGACCACGCTGCGATGCAGAGCGTGGCCGGCTTCCTTCAGTAGCCCCGACGGGATTTGAACCCGCGCTACCGCCTTGAGAGGGCGGCGTCCTAGGCCGCTAGACGACGGGGCCGAGGAACTTCCTCATGTTCTCCGCGCGGACACCCACGCCGAGAACGTGGCCAGCTTAGCTGGCCGGAGTCCGGCAACCAAATCCTGCCGGAATTGCTGGGGTACCAGGACTCGAACCTAGAATGGCTGAACCAGAATCAGCTGTGTTGCCAATTACACCATACCCCAAGGGGCCCGCATGCGGGCCGTGCAAGAGGGTATCAAACAGGCCCACTGTTCAGGCAAATCGG
Above is a genomic segment from Skermania piniformis containing:
- a CDS encoding acyl-CoA dehydrogenase family protein, which encodes MIDFSIPAEVAALRDEIRAFVVEEIVPYETDPRLTQHGPNDDLRAELVERARNRGLLTFQADRRFGGRGPSHVDQAVLFEAAGWSTLGPVALNCAAPDEGNMFLLSKIANEAQAESFLVPVIDGHQRSVFAMTEPGGAGSDPGQLATQAVFDGTEYTVNGRKWLITGAPGAKTWIIMADVQSNSHGPAGPTLFLCDGGEPGIVIERVMDTMDRNYVEGHGVVRFDGLRLPPTAVLGEVGQAFRYAQLRLAPARLTHCMRWLGAAARAQSIAIEYARTRTAFGKPLGEHEGVGFMLADNEIALQQCRLAIWWACWQLDQGAKGRHESSMVKAMVAEELFRVADRCVQVLGGIGISDETPIGMIFRDIRAFRLYDGPTEVHKYAISRQVLRVPEPRS